The Flavobacterium marginilacus genome window below encodes:
- a CDS encoding tetratricopeptide repeat protein, with product MKRKFVILSMVLLINVCVNAQKGQIKEAQSVFASGKSQDALGILKKTEYLIVNANDEDKSDFYFLKGNVLKDLAAKNIDPANNFALASEAYQELIKAENEGGKYKFTLQANTALKEMKSKLVNGAVDDFKNGKYKESAEKSYKVYLFDKRDTLNLFNAAAASMVAKDYESSIKYYEELRKINYSGKRIIYYATNKKTKEEDAFVSAGARDSGILAALYEKPRDEFSPSKRLEINKNLAYIYLSKNDFEKSEICYNKVVELDPKYIDAYINLAYGKLESKKVYVDQMSALGNTPKEMEQYDQLKIKKDNLVKSAIPYLQKALSIDPKNQDVIKSLLSVYRSLDMTNEYNALKATM from the coding sequence ATGAAAAGAAAATTTGTAATACTATCAATGGTGTTATTGATAAATGTTTGTGTTAATGCCCAAAAAGGACAAATAAAAGAAGCTCAATCTGTTTTTGCGAGCGGTAAATCTCAAGACGCGCTAGGAATTCTAAAAAAGACAGAATATCTTATTGTTAATGCAAATGATGAAGATAAGTCTGATTTTTATTTTTTGAAAGGAAATGTATTGAAGGATTTAGCAGCAAAAAATATTGATCCTGCTAATAATTTTGCATTAGCTTCTGAAGCTTATCAGGAATTGATTAAGGCTGAAAATGAAGGGGGAAAGTATAAATTTACTTTGCAGGCTAATACTGCATTAAAGGAGATGAAATCTAAGTTGGTTAATGGTGCTGTAGATGATTTTAAAAATGGAAAGTATAAAGAAAGTGCCGAAAAGAGCTATAAAGTTTATTTGTTTGATAAAAGAGATACTTTGAATTTATTTAATGCGGCTGCGGCCTCTATGGTGGCTAAGGATTATGAATCTTCTATAAAGTATTACGAGGAATTAAGAAAAATAAATTATTCTGGAAAAAGAATAATTTATTACGCAACAAATAAAAAGACTAAAGAGGAGGATGCGTTTGTTTCTGCAGGGGCTAGAGATTCAGGAATTCTAGCGGCTCTTTATGAAAAGCCTAGAGATGAATTTTCTCCTTCAAAAAGATTAGAGATCAACAAGAATCTGGCTTATATTTATTTGTCAAAAAATGATTTTGAGAAATCTGAAATCTGTTATAATAAAGTAGTGGAATTAGATCCTAAATACATAGATGCTTATATCAATTTAGCTTATGGTAAATTGGAATCAAAAAAAGTATATGTTGATCAAATGTCAGCTCTTGGTAATACACCAAAAGAAATGGAGCAATATGACCAATTAAAAATTAAAAAAGATAATTTGGTTAAAAGTGCAATACCATATTTACAGAAAGCATTGTCTATTGATCCAAAAAACCAAGATGTTATTAAATCTTTGTTAAGTGTTTACCGCTCGTTAGATATGACTAATGAATATAATGCTCTTAAAGCAACAATGTAG
- a CDS encoding aldo/keto reductase, whose protein sequence is MKNDNTLNSSENSRRKFFQQTAIAGAGLMLTPSLMTASSGNIEIKEQHNNKKEKMTTRNLGKLKVSALGAGCMSISANYGAPAKIEEGIKTLRKAYESGVTFFDTAEVYGPYTNEKLVGEALAPFRDKVSIATKFGFEIGAPNITLNSRPEHIKKVVEECLKRLRTDRIDLLYQHRVDPNVPIEDVAGAVKDLITSGKVLHFGLSEANTETIRKAHSVQPVSAIQSEYSFMERSVEKNGVLDLCEELGIGFVPWGPLGMGYLAGQLNAQTPFDTKLDLRSAFDRFTPEGLAANMPIVNLLNRFASNKNATASQIALAWLLAKKPFIVSITGTRNIPHLNENLGAYDVKLTPVEFQELETEFAKLKVYGGRMNAMQMTFCQ, encoded by the coding sequence ATGAAAAACGATAATACTCTCAACAGCTCTGAAAATTCAAGACGGAAATTCTTTCAGCAAACAGCAATTGCCGGAGCAGGTTTAATGCTTACACCAAGCTTGATGACTGCATCTTCCGGCAATATTGAAATTAAGGAACAACACAATAATAAAAAGGAAAAAATGACTACAAGAAATCTTGGAAAGCTAAAAGTTTCAGCTTTAGGAGCAGGCTGTATGAGTATCAGTGCCAATTATGGTGCGCCTGCAAAAATAGAAGAAGGCATCAAAACACTTCGCAAAGCGTATGAAAGCGGTGTTACCTTTTTTGATACTGCCGAAGTTTACGGCCCTTATACAAACGAAAAATTGGTAGGCGAAGCATTAGCTCCATTTAGGGATAAAGTTTCTATTGCTACTAAATTTGGTTTTGAAATCGGTGCACCAAATATCACTTTAAACAGTAGACCTGAACACATCAAAAAAGTAGTTGAAGAATGTTTGAAACGTCTTAGAACCGATAGAATCGACCTTTTGTACCAACACCGTGTTGACCCAAATGTTCCAATTGAAGATGTTGCAGGTGCGGTAAAGGATTTAATCACATCTGGAAAAGTACTGCATTTTGGTTTATCGGAAGCAAATACTGAAACTATCCGCAAGGCACATTCGGTACAGCCAGTTTCTGCTATCCAGTCAGAATATTCATTTATGGAAAGAAGTGTGGAGAAAAATGGCGTTTTAGATTTATGCGAAGAATTGGGAATTGGTTTTGTTCCTTGGGGTCCTCTTGGTATGGGATATTTGGCAGGACAATTAAATGCACAAACTCCATTTGACACCAAACTAGATTTGCGTTCTGCTTTTGATCGTTTCACGCCCGAAGGATTAGCGGCTAATATGCCAATTGTAAATCTTCTTAATCGTTTTGCATCTAACAAAAATGCAACGGCTTCTCAGATTGCGCTGGCTTGGCTTTTGGCTAAAAAACCTTTTATCGTTTCTATTACAGGAACTAGGAATATCCCACATTTGAATGAAAACTTAGGTGCTTATGATGTCAAGTTAACACCTGTTGAATTTCAGGAATTGGAAACAGAATTTGCAAAACTGAAAGTTTACGGCGGAAGAATGAATGCTATGCAAATGACATTTTGCCAATAA
- a CDS encoding helix-turn-helix domain-containing protein: MKIFKDFKSYNQSMGMELPLDNDIDVGYYDPPKIILSSEPVVVDFYRISIKIKYKRKSTPDVDPVSAVFFNTPDLIIEPGWDAEPTYTGMYLQLSKKIIDENRFLFKTYLDYGQHEALYLTDDEVEEVTAVFKLMIKYYESEIKHFGVLLSYVNVLVSLVEAFYKRQFSTNPKQYNRVVTDFQQSLIDYYNKPVKQLPNVQYFADKLGLTANYLGDILKHFTKKSALENIHEFVIKRAKELLEQNKEMNTTEIAYELGFEYPNYFSKFFKKLAGFSPKDYRLQLTQKLQH, translated from the coding sequence ATGAAAATATTCAAGGATTTTAAATCATATAATCAGTCTATGGGTATGGAACTACCATTAGATAACGATATTGATGTAGGTTATTATGATCCACCAAAAATAATTTTGAGTTCTGAGCCCGTTGTTGTAGATTTTTACAGGATTTCAATCAAAATAAAATATAAAAGAAAATCAACTCCGGATGTTGACCCTGTTTCTGCAGTGTTTTTTAATACCCCCGATTTAATTATCGAACCTGGTTGGGATGCGGAACCAACTTACACTGGAATGTATTTACAGCTCTCGAAAAAAATCATTGATGAAAACAGGTTTTTATTCAAAACTTATTTAGATTATGGACAACATGAAGCGTTATATTTAACCGATGATGAAGTCGAAGAAGTGACCGCAGTCTTTAAATTAATGATTAAATATTATGAAAGTGAGATAAAACATTTTGGGGTTTTACTTTCGTATGTCAATGTACTTGTATCTTTGGTTGAAGCTTTTTATAAAAGGCAGTTTTCCACTAATCCCAAACAATACAATCGCGTTGTTACAGATTTTCAGCAAAGTTTGATTGACTACTATAATAAGCCTGTAAAACAGCTTCCAAACGTTCAGTATTTTGCGGATAAATTAGGATTAACGGCAAATTATTTGGGAGATATCCTAAAACATTTTACGAAAAAATCAGCTCTGGAGAATATCCACGAATTTGTTATTAAAAGAGCGAAGGAACTACTGGAGCAAAACAAGGAAATGAATACCACCGAAATTGCTTATGAATTAGGTTTTGAATATCCCAATTATTTTTCAAAATTCTTTAAAAAACTAGCAGGATTTAGCCCCAAAGACTATAGATTACAGCTTACCCAAAAGCTTCAACACTAA
- the tnpA gene encoding IS200/IS605 family transposase: MSEHIFKRHNKSLLLYHLVCPIKYRRNVLSEDVELSLVEVCRNISERYEIHFVEIGADENHVHFLIQSVPKISVEIIVRTVKSITAKELFRLHPEVKSKLWGGNFWTSGYYVNTVGQYGNENVIQKYIQNQGEEKTVYKSFNKNQLRLSFE, from the coding sequence ATGAGTGAACATATTTTCAAACGGCATAATAAAAGCTTGTTGCTTTATCATTTGGTTTGTCCGATAAAATATCGAAGAAATGTTTTATCGGAGGATGTAGAACTGAGTTTGGTAGAAGTTTGTAGAAATATTTCGGAACGATATGAAATTCATTTTGTTGAGATAGGAGCAGATGAAAATCATGTACATTTTTTGATACAAAGCGTGCCAAAGATTTCTGTTGAAATTATTGTCAGGACAGTAAAAAGTATTACAGCAAAAGAGCTCTTTCGTTTACATCCAGAAGTTAAAAGTAAGTTATGGGGAGGTAATTTTTGGACGAGTGGATATTATGTAAATACGGTTGGTCAGTATGGTAATGAGAATGTGATTCAGAAATACATTCAAAATCAAGGAGAAGAAAAGACTGTTTACAAATCGTTTAACAAAAATCAGCTACGGTTGTCTTTTGAGTAA
- a CDS encoding IS30 family transposase — translation MAHLTLEQRYKIEVYRNAGISISEIAELVDKNKSVISREIKRNSDQRSGVYKAVLADKKALNRHKVKIKKCTLTSEVEANILFYLKQDYSPEQIVGRAKIDKRAMVSKERIYQYIWENKRKGGLLYKHLRTKGKKYKKRGHLKDKRGLIIGRVDISERPKIVEKKSRLGDLEIDLVIGKNHKGALLTINDRASGILFMGKVESKEASAIQQKTIELLKDWKPIIKTITSDNGKEFANHRAIAEDLDIDYYFAKPYHSWERGANENLNGLIRQYFPKKSNFENIEEQQIKTVVNTLNNRPRKRFGYKTPNEIFAEKINKLNTVAFIC, via the coding sequence ATGGCACATTTAACGTTAGAACAAAGATACAAAATAGAAGTATATAGAAATGCCGGTATCAGTATTTCCGAAATTGCTGAATTGGTAGATAAAAACAAATCAGTTATTTCTCGAGAAATAAAACGTAATTCTGATCAAAGAAGTGGTGTTTATAAAGCTGTTTTGGCGGATAAAAAAGCTTTAAACAGGCATAAGGTTAAGATCAAAAAATGCACTTTAACCTCAGAAGTTGAAGCAAATATTTTGTTTTATTTAAAGCAAGATTACAGTCCTGAACAAATTGTTGGCAGAGCAAAAATTGACAAAAGAGCAATGGTTTCTAAAGAAAGAATCTATCAATATATTTGGGAAAATAAACGCAAAGGAGGACTCTTATATAAACATCTTAGGACCAAGGGTAAAAAGTATAAAAAAAGAGGACATTTAAAGGATAAAAGAGGACTTATTATTGGTAGGGTCGATATTAGCGAGCGTCCAAAGATTGTAGAAAAGAAAAGTAGATTGGGCGATTTAGAGATTGATTTGGTCATTGGTAAGAATCACAAAGGAGCGTTACTAACTATCAATGACAGAGCCTCTGGAATACTTTTTATGGGAAAAGTAGAAAGCAAAGAAGCTAGTGCAATACAGCAGAAAACAATTGAATTATTGAAAGATTGGAAACCAATAATCAAGACCATTACTTCGGATAATGGAAAGGAATTTGCCAATCATCGGGCCATTGCAGAAGATTTAGATATCGATTATTATTTTGCCAAACCCTACCATAGCTGGGAACGAGGAGCCAATGAAAATTTAAACGGATTAATAAGACAATATTTTCCTAAAAAATCTAACTTTGAAAACATCGAAGAACAACAAATAAAAACAGTAGTTAATACATTAAACAACAGACCCAG
- a CDS encoding acetyl-CoA C-acyltransferase — MSKRVVIVSAVRTPIGSFMGGLSTVTAPKLGAAAIKGALDKIELDPNLVDEVFMGNVIQAGIGQAPARQAAIYAGLPNEVACTTVNKVCASGMKAVMLGAQAIQCGDAEVVIAGGMENMSLIPHYMHLRSGTKFGPNTMIDGLQKDGLTDAYDNNAMGVSADLCASEYKITREEQDNFAIQSYERSAKAWSEGKFSNEITPVAVPQRKGEPIIISKDEEFTNVTLEKIPTLNAVFTKDGTVTAANASTINDGAAAIILMSEEKAASLGLKPLAFIKGYADAAQEPKWFTTSPAKALPKALAKANLTLDEIDYFEFNEAFSVVGLANSKILGLDNEKVNINGGAVSLGHPLGCSGTRIIVTLLNILEQNNAKYGAAAICNGGGGASALIIERNIS; from the coding sequence ATGAGTAAAAGAGTTGTTATTGTTTCTGCTGTTAGAACACCTATCGGCAGTTTTATGGGAGGATTATCTACTGTAACTGCACCAAAATTAGGAGCAGCCGCTATAAAAGGAGCATTAGACAAAATAGAATTAGACCCAAATTTAGTGGACGAAGTTTTCATGGGCAATGTTATTCAAGCCGGCATAGGCCAAGCTCCTGCCCGTCAAGCTGCAATTTACGCAGGACTTCCCAATGAAGTGGCCTGCACCACAGTAAACAAAGTTTGTGCATCAGGAATGAAAGCAGTTATGTTAGGTGCACAAGCAATTCAATGCGGCGATGCAGAGGTTGTAATTGCCGGAGGCATGGAAAACATGAGCTTAATCCCTCATTATATGCATTTGAGAAGCGGAACAAAATTTGGTCCAAATACAATGATAGACGGCTTACAAAAAGACGGACTAACAGACGCCTATGACAATAATGCCATGGGGGTTTCTGCTGACCTTTGTGCATCAGAATACAAGATTACAAGAGAAGAGCAAGATAATTTTGCTATTCAATCATATGAGCGTTCTGCAAAAGCATGGAGCGAAGGTAAATTCAGCAACGAAATCACACCCGTAGCTGTTCCTCAAAGAAAAGGTGAACCAATTATCATTTCGAAAGATGAAGAATTTACTAATGTTACATTAGAAAAAATTCCAACTCTAAATGCTGTATTTACAAAAGACGGAACTGTAACAGCCGCAAATGCATCAACTATTAATGACGGTGCTGCAGCTATCATATTAATGAGTGAAGAAAAAGCAGCTTCATTAGGTTTAAAACCATTAGCATTTATAAAAGGATATGCCGATGCTGCTCAAGAACCAAAATGGTTCACAACAAGCCCTGCAAAAGCACTTCCTAAAGCTTTGGCAAAAGCCAATCTAACTTTAGACGAAATTGATTATTTCGAATTCAATGAAGCTTTTTCAGTAGTTGGATTAGCAAACTCAAAAATACTTGGATTAGACAATGAAAAAGTAAACATTAACGGAGGTGCAGTTTCACTAGGACATCCGCTTGGCTGTTCCGGAACGCGTATTATCGTTACTTTATTAAATATTTTAGAACAAAATAATGCAAAATATGGCGCGGCAGCTATTTGTAATGGTGGCGGCGGTGCATCTGCTTTAATTATAGAAAGAAATATTTCATAA
- a CDS encoding ISAon1 family transposase: MDNSATDCHTIGRFFGVNGKKLQRQYKKHLSSFNTWAPREHAHQWILYPENIGTHLSIDEVALSQGELYTIVTNKKFKGKQGCLVAIIAGTKADQVIEHISKIDYKKRSGVQEITLDMANSMKLISKKCFPKAIQVTDRFHVQKLALEAMQEIRIKHRWEAMDLENQLIMQAKKENKTFIQELLPNGDSLKQLLARSRYVLYKSREKWTEHQNERAQLLFELYPDIKKAYGLSQQLRGIYNNNNDKHVAMTKLAHWYRNVEESGFKNFNILLNTVTINYQTILNYFDNRSTNASAESFNAKIKAFRSQFRGVRKIDFFLFRLSNIFA, translated from the coding sequence ATAGATAACAGCGCCACCGACTGCCATACCATCGGAAGGTTTTTCGGGGTCAACGGAAAAAAACTTCAAAGACAGTATAAAAAACACCTGAGCTCCTTTAATACCTGGGCTCCACGAGAACATGCCCATCAGTGGATTCTTTACCCTGAAAACATAGGTACACACTTATCGATTGATGAAGTAGCTTTGTCTCAGGGAGAGCTTTACACCATTGTAACCAACAAGAAGTTCAAAGGCAAACAAGGTTGCTTAGTGGCTATTATTGCTGGAACAAAGGCAGATCAAGTCATAGAACACATCAGTAAGATTGATTATAAAAAAAGAAGTGGTGTTCAAGAGATAACACTGGACATGGCTAATTCTATGAAACTGATCTCCAAAAAATGCTTCCCAAAAGCAATACAGGTCACTGACAGATTCCATGTTCAAAAATTAGCATTAGAAGCCATGCAAGAAATCAGAATCAAACATCGCTGGGAAGCTATGGATCTTGAGAATCAATTGATAATGCAAGCCAAAAAAGAGAATAAAACATTTATACAGGAGCTCTTGCCTAATGGAGATTCCTTAAAACAGCTTTTGGCAAGAAGCAGATATGTACTTTATAAATCTCGCGAAAAATGGACTGAGCACCAAAATGAGAGAGCGCAATTGTTATTTGAATTATATCCAGATATAAAGAAAGCTTACGGTTTGAGTCAACAACTTCGAGGTATTTACAATAACAACAACGACAAGCACGTTGCGATGACAAAACTAGCACATTGGTACAGGAATGTAGAAGAATCAGGGTTTAAAAACTTTAATATATTACTCAATACGGTAACTATTAACTATCAGACAATTTTAAACTACTTTGATAACAGGAGTACCAATGCTTCTGCAGAATCTTTTAATGCCAAAATAAAAGCATTTAGAAGTCAGTTTAGAGGTGTAAGAAAGATAGATTTCTTTCTATTCAGATTATCTAATATTTTTGCCTAA
- a CDS encoding ChbG/HpnK family deacetylase has translation MLKLILTSDDFGLSRIYNEQMLKMLQLNLLSSVSVMVDRVSEDQASQIERLQRLYSTQHFTLGLHLEIDDNVDIKKYQRQWGNFVKIFGITPDYIDIHKGQLYPTKINSIAEFCLQKKVNFRKYIENTVNVKSPKESFIASYSEWDDIKERLNTLDTNSIYELVFHIGIFDPTSKSSLNKERELDIQKLKLIHQYLVNKNISVANYKDI, from the coding sequence ATGTTGAAATTAATTTTGACCTCAGATGATTTTGGCTTGAGTAGGATCTATAATGAGCAGATGCTAAAAATGCTTCAACTTAATTTATTATCTTCTGTATCGGTTATGGTTGATAGAGTATCTGAAGATCAAGCAAGCCAGATTGAAAGACTCCAAAGATTATATTCAACACAGCACTTCACTTTGGGTTTGCATTTGGAAATTGATGATAATGTGGATATAAAAAAATATCAAAGGCAGTGGGGAAATTTCGTCAAGATATTTGGTATAACACCAGATTATATAGATATTCACAAAGGGCAGCTGTATCCAACAAAAATAAATTCCATTGCTGAATTTTGTCTGCAAAAGAAAGTCAATTTTAGAAAATATATTGAAAACACAGTAAATGTTAAGAGTCCTAAAGAATCTTTTATTGCATCCTATTCAGAGTGGGATGATATAAAGGAGAGGCTTAATACATTAGATACAAATTCAATATATGAATTAGTATTTCACATTGGCATTTTTGATCCTACCAGCAAATCAAGCCTTAATAAGGAACGGGAACTGGATATTCAAAAACTAAAATTAATACATCAATATTTGGTGAATAAAAATATATCAGTAGCGAACTATAAAGATATTTAG
- a CDS encoding ISAon1 family transposase N-terminal region protein — protein sequence MTSIDLLKFMLPDFLVDHFEVVSANETQEILHLYFEEKAKAPKEFDTLELVSKGFVDEITIQDFPLRGKFVYLHIKRRRWTNKTNGEILKRDWTLVAKGTRMTQEFAAFLKEINR from the coding sequence ATGACTTCTATAGACCTTTTGAAATTTATGCTGCCTGATTTTTTAGTTGACCACTTTGAGGTAGTTTCTGCTAATGAAACTCAGGAGATATTACACCTATACTTTGAGGAAAAAGCCAAAGCCCCTAAAGAGTTTGATACACTTGAATTAGTATCAAAGGGATTTGTGGATGAAATTACCATTCAGGATTTCCCTCTACGAGGTAAGTTTGTGTATTTACATATCAAAAGACGTCGTTGGACTAATAAAACCAATGGAGAAATCCTTAAAAGAGATTGGACCTTAGTTGCTAAAGGAACCCGCATGACTCAAGAGTTTGCGGCTTTTTTAAAAGAAATCAATAGATAA
- a CDS encoding cupin domain-containing protein — protein MNTEIPKISDFPTGEENTGYAQYFTGKSYLASLTTNKDLNVPIFNVSFEPGARNNWHTHTGGQILIVVGGEGLYQERGNPARLMKSGEVVEIAPNVEHWHGATVDSWFSHLGIACNPTINENIWLEPVTDEIYRDANASVKQ, from the coding sequence ATGAATACAGAAATTCCAAAGATTAGTGATTTTCCAACAGGAGAAGAAAACACAGGATACGCACAATACTTTACAGGCAAATCTTATTTAGCGTCACTCACAACAAATAAAGATTTGAATGTTCCAATTTTTAACGTATCCTTTGAACCGGGTGCCAGAAACAATTGGCACACACACACAGGCGGGCAGATTTTAATCGTTGTTGGTGGCGAAGGATTATATCAGGAACGAGGTAATCCTGCAAGACTTATGAAGTCGGGCGAAGTTGTAGAAATAGCTCCTAATGTAGAGCATTGGCACGGCGCAACAGTAGATAGCTGGTTTTCGCATCTAGGTATAGCGTGCAATCCAACAATCAATGAAAATATTTGGCTTGAACCTGTTACAGATGAAATTTATAGAGATGCAAATGCAAGCGTTAAACAATAG
- a CDS encoding SDR family NAD(P)-dependent oxidoreductase has translation MSNSKVWLITGASSGIGLEITKATLAAGNKVIATGRNADKVAKELGASTDNLLIVQMDVTNTEEINTALDAAIEKFGTVDVLVNNAGSFYAGYFEELSQAQMERQFAVNVFGPMNVTRAVLPIMRSNKSGHIITVSSTAGIVGYELCTAYAGSKFALEGWIESLQLEVSQFGINTTIVNPGFFRTNLLEPSSTIWNDLNIEDYAERIAMLRPGWQAMSGTQGGDPAKLAAGLLTIAGEATPPKRWFAGADAIAETERKIKQLQEEIESHRELSSSLAIEE, from the coding sequence ATGTCAAATAGTAAAGTTTGGTTAATCACAGGAGCAAGTAGTGGAATAGGATTAGAAATCACCAAAGCAACACTTGCCGCAGGCAACAAAGTAATCGCCACTGGCAGAAATGCAGATAAAGTAGCAAAAGAACTTGGAGCATCTACCGATAATTTGTTGATCGTTCAAATGGATGTCACCAATACGGAAGAGATAAATACAGCCTTAGATGCAGCAATCGAAAAATTTGGGACTGTAGATGTGTTGGTTAATAATGCAGGCAGCTTTTATGCCGGTTATTTTGAAGAGCTCAGCCAAGCTCAAATGGAACGTCAATTTGCAGTTAATGTATTTGGACCAATGAATGTGACAAGAGCTGTTTTGCCAATTATGCGAAGCAATAAATCGGGACACATCATTACCGTTTCATCAACAGCAGGAATAGTAGGTTATGAACTGTGTACGGCTTATGCAGGATCTAAGTTTGCATTGGAAGGCTGGATAGAATCGTTACAATTAGAAGTTTCACAATTTGGTATCAATACCACTATAGTAAATCCAGGATTTTTCAGAACCAATTTATTGGAACCATCATCTACCATTTGGAATGACTTAAACATTGAAGATTACGCAGAACGTATCGCAATGCTTCGTCCAGGATGGCAAGCAATGAGCGGTACTCAAGGTGGAGATCCTGCAAAATTAGCAGCAGGTTTACTTACTATAGCGGGCGAGGCAACTCCTCCAAAACGTTGGTTTGCTGGTGCAGACGCTATTGCAGAAACAGAAAGAAAGATCAAACAATTACAGGAAGAAATTGAATCCCACAGGGAACTATCTTCTTCATTGGCAATTGAGGAATAA
- a CDS encoding helix-turn-helix domain-containing protein gives MKLYKDIASFNEYLGLPKPLDNDIDIGYYDISTMRLKSEPVSIDFYRIAIKSNFIDKSVSGYDKATTQPVTAVFFNSPDVSNGWDIEPTFNGIYLQFSKQLIDENRFLFKNYYNYGEHEPLLLIEKEEQEIRTIFALMLKYYEYKKDNFTVLISYIHVMVSLVESFYKRQFSTNIKQYSPIVSEFQQLLTGYYNQPANQIPTVQFFADKMGLTPNYLGDIIKQITKKTAIENIHEAVMAKAKELLEKRDDLNTTEIAYLLGFDYPNYFSKFFKKQMIVTPKQYRIQSLAKI, from the coding sequence ATGAAATTGTATAAAGACATAGCATCGTTTAATGAATATTTGGGTTTGCCAAAACCTTTAGACAATGATATCGATATTGGCTATTACGATATTTCTACAATGCGTCTGAAATCAGAACCTGTATCGATTGATTTTTACAGGATAGCAATCAAGAGCAATTTCATTGATAAATCTGTTTCTGGTTATGATAAAGCAACTACCCAACCAGTAACTGCAGTATTTTTTAACAGTCCCGACGTTTCCAATGGATGGGATATTGAACCTACATTTAATGGAATATATCTGCAATTTTCTAAGCAACTCATTGATGAAAATCGCTTTCTTTTCAAAAATTATTATAATTATGGAGAACACGAGCCTTTACTTCTGATTGAAAAAGAAGAGCAGGAAATCAGGACTATTTTTGCTTTGATGCTGAAATATTATGAATATAAAAAAGATAATTTTACGGTACTGATTTCTTATATTCACGTGATGGTTTCGCTTGTAGAATCATTTTACAAAAGACAGTTTTCTACAAATATTAAACAATACAGTCCAATTGTATCGGAGTTTCAGCAGTTGCTAACGGGGTATTACAATCAACCGGCTAATCAGATTCCTACCGTTCAGTTTTTTGCTGATAAAATGGGTTTAACGCCAAATTATTTGGGAGATATTATCAAGCAGATTACAAAGAAAACGGCAATCGAAAATATTCACGAGGCAGTAATGGCAAAAGCAAAAGAACTTCTTGAGAAGCGCGATGATTTGAATACCACAGAGATAGCTTATTTGCTGGGATTTGATTATCCCAACTATTTTTCAAAGTTTTTTAAAAAACAGATGATTGTTACGCCCAAGCAATACCGAATTCAATCTTTGGCTAAAATATAA
- a CDS encoding C40 family peptidase: MFGICNLAMIPLRAEASDKSEIVSQILFGEHFEVLEQYKQWSHIKTQFDHYEGWIDTKQFQIITESNYTQLSSDAIILNADLIEYILAPSNLLIPIPLGSSLSFLNYPEINKNNFDFEGTKTSGTKPKNSILTTAFMYLNAPYLWGGKTPFGIDCSGFTQMTYKLNGYKLLRDASQQATQGEALSFIEESEPGDLAFFDNDEGNITHVGIIMENNYIIHASGKVRIDRLDHLGIYNAENNKHTHKLRVIKKII, from the coding sequence ATGTTTGGAATTTGTAATCTAGCCATGATTCCACTTCGGGCTGAAGCCAGTGATAAAAGTGAAATTGTTTCCCAAATTCTATTTGGAGAGCATTTTGAAGTTTTGGAACAATACAAACAATGGAGTCACATTAAAACACAATTTGACCATTACGAAGGCTGGATAGATACAAAACAATTTCAAATAATTACCGAATCAAACTATACACAGCTTTCTTCAGATGCCATAATTTTGAATGCTGATCTCATAGAGTATATCCTAGCTCCATCTAATTTATTAATTCCAATACCGCTTGGATCTTCTTTATCATTTTTAAATTATCCAGAAATAAATAAAAACAATTTTGATTTTGAAGGCACAAAAACAAGTGGCACAAAACCCAAAAACAGCATCCTCACTACTGCCTTTATGTATTTGAATGCACCTTATTTATGGGGCGGAAAAACTCCTTTTGGAATTGATTGTTCAGGATTTACACAAATGACATACAAACTTAATGGCTATAAATTACTGAGAGATGCATCGCAGCAAGCAACTCAAGGGGAAGCTTTAAGTTTTATAGAAGAAAGCGAACCTGGTGATTTAGCTTTTTTTGACAACGACGAAGGTAACATTACACATGTCGGAATCATAATGGAAAACAATTATATTATCCATGCAAGCGGAAAAGTACGAATTGACCGCTTAGACCATTTAGGAATTTACAATGCCGAAAACAACAAACACACCCATAAACTTAGAGTAATTAAAAAAATAATTTAG